One Streptomyces sp. R28 DNA window includes the following coding sequences:
- the mreC gene encoding rod shape-determining protein MreC: MRDTRESRLLLVLLIAIAFALITVDIRGGEDSPVDGARSAAATVFGPIENSVSAAVDPVGNAVAAIRDSGERHDRLARLEQENAALKAKLGSDDRDRSRLRQLDEMLKIAGQGQYGIKGAEVIAIGAAQGFSWTITIDAGANDGIQRDMTVLNGDGLVGRVTTVGPNTATVLLANDPDFTVGTRMESSDELGFASGQGDRPLRVELLNGKAEVKKGDRLVTFGSQADKPFVPGVPVGVVSRVDPSGGNLTRTLYVTPYVGFSKLDIVGVVVQAPAKDPRDTVLPDKPEPTPRPTVTVTVTPSGVPPVDGQYQYEQEQ; encoded by the coding sequence GTGAGGGACACACGAGAGAGCCGGCTGCTCCTGGTGCTGCTGATCGCCATCGCGTTCGCGTTGATCACGGTGGACATCCGCGGCGGTGAGGATTCCCCTGTCGACGGCGCCCGATCCGCCGCCGCCACGGTTTTCGGCCCGATCGAGAACAGCGTGTCCGCGGCGGTCGACCCGGTCGGCAACGCGGTCGCCGCGATCCGCGACTCCGGCGAGCGCCACGACCGACTCGCCCGGCTGGAGCAGGAGAACGCCGCCCTCAAGGCGAAGCTGGGCAGCGACGACCGCGACCGCAGTCGGCTGCGGCAGCTGGACGAGATGCTGAAGATCGCGGGCCAGGGCCAGTACGGCATCAAGGGCGCCGAGGTCATCGCCATAGGAGCGGCCCAGGGCTTCTCCTGGACGATCACCATCGACGCCGGCGCGAACGACGGCATCCAGCGCGACATGACCGTCCTGAACGGGGACGGGCTGGTCGGGCGGGTCACCACCGTCGGCCCGAACACCGCGACCGTCCTCCTCGCCAACGACCCCGACTTCACCGTCGGCACCCGCATGGAGTCCAGCGACGAGCTCGGCTTCGCCTCCGGCCAGGGCGACCGACCGCTGCGCGTCGAACTCCTCAACGGCAAGGCCGAGGTGAAGAAGGGCGACCGCCTGGTCACCTTCGGCTCGCAGGCCGACAAGCCCTTCGTGCCCGGCGTCCCCGTCGGAGTCGTCTCCCGTGTCGACCCGTCCGGCGGCAACCTGACCCGCACCCTGTACGTCACGCCGTACGTCGGCTTCAGCAAGCTCGACATCGTCGGTGTCGTCGTCCAGGCCCCCGCGAAGGACCCACGCGACACCGTGCTCCCCGACAAACCCGAGCCGACTCCCAGGCCCACCGTGACGGTGACCGTCACGCCGTCCGGCGTGCCCCCGGTCGACGGCCAATACCAGTACGAGCAAGAGCAGTAG
- a CDS encoding DUF4233 domain-containing protein, with product MRTLCSSTLIGEFFVIGFAGLVAMKDPDLSMSTVWTVSGIAMFLCVLLCGLVTRPGGVALGWALQIALIASGFIVPTMFFLGVIFAALWWASVHFGKKVDEAKARFAAQAGESSPSGA from the coding sequence ATGCGTACGCTCTGTTCCTCGACCCTGATCGGCGAGTTTTTCGTCATCGGCTTCGCCGGTCTGGTCGCCATGAAGGATCCCGACCTGTCCATGTCGACGGTGTGGACGGTCAGCGGCATCGCGATGTTCCTGTGCGTGTTGCTGTGCGGTCTGGTGACCCGCCCCGGCGGCGTGGCCCTCGGCTGGGCCCTGCAGATCGCGCTGATCGCCTCCGGCTTCATCGTCCCGACGATGTTCTTCCTGGGCGTGATCTTCGCGGCGCTGTGGTGGGCGTCGGTCCACTTCGGCAAGAAGGTCGACGAGGCGAAGGCGAGATTCGCGGCGCAGGCCGGCGAAAGCAGCCCTTCCGGCGCCTGA
- a CDS encoding rod shape-determining protein — protein sequence MSFIGRDMAVDLGTANTLVYVRGRGIVLNEPSVVAINTNTGGILAVGAEAKKMIGRTPGNIVAVRPLKDGVIADFEITERMLRYFILKIHKRRYLARPRVVVCVPSGITGVERRAVIEASSQAGARQVHIIEEPMAAAIGSGLPVHEATGNMVVDIGGGTTEVAVISLGGIVTAQSIRVAGDELDNAIIQHIKKEYSLLLGERTAEQIKITIGSAYDLDADEHTEIRGRDLVSGLPKTVVISAAEVRKAIEEPVNAIVDAVKTTLDKCPPELSGDIMDRGIVLTGGGALLRGLDERLRRETGMPIHIAEDPLDSVALGSGKCVEEFEALQQVLDAQPRR from the coding sequence ATGTCGTTCATCGGCCGTGACATGGCTGTCGACCTCGGGACCGCCAACACGCTGGTGTACGTCAGGGGTCGCGGGATCGTACTCAACGAGCCGTCCGTCGTCGCGATCAACACCAACACCGGTGGCATCCTCGCGGTCGGTGCCGAAGCGAAGAAGATGATCGGGCGCACGCCCGGCAACATCGTTGCCGTACGTCCGTTGAAGGACGGCGTGATCGCCGACTTCGAGATCACCGAGCGGATGCTCCGCTACTTCATCCTGAAGATCCACAAGCGGCGGTATCTGGCTCGTCCGCGGGTCGTCGTCTGTGTGCCCTCGGGCATCACGGGCGTCGAGCGCCGCGCCGTCATCGAGGCGTCGTCCCAGGCCGGCGCCCGCCAGGTGCACATCATCGAGGAGCCCATGGCCGCGGCCATCGGCTCCGGCCTGCCGGTCCACGAGGCCACGGGCAACATGGTGGTCGACATCGGCGGCGGCACCACGGAGGTCGCGGTCATCTCCCTCGGCGGCATCGTCACCGCCCAGTCCATCCGCGTCGCGGGCGACGAGCTGGACAACGCGATCATCCAGCACATCAAGAAGGAGTACTCCCTTCTGCTGGGTGAGCGCACGGCCGAGCAGATCAAGATCACGATCGGTTCGGCGTACGACCTCGACGCTGACGAGCACACCGAAATCCGCGGCCGGGACCTGGTCTCCGGGCTGCCGAAGACCGTCGTCATCTCCGCGGCCGAAGTGCGCAAGGCCATCGAGGAGCCGGTCAACGCGATCGTCGACGCGGTGAAGACGACCCTCGACAAGTGCCCGCCGGAGCTGTCCGGCGACATCATGGACCGAGGAATCGTTCTGACCGGCGGCGGCGCCCTGCTGCGCGGCCTCGACGAGCGCCTGCGCCGCGAGACCGGCATGCCGATCCACATCGCCGAGGACCCGCTGGACAGCGTTGCGCTCGGCTCCGGCAAGTGCGTCGAGGAGTTCGAGGCGTTGCAGCAGGTGCTGGATGCCCAGCCGCGCAGATGA
- the rodA gene encoding rod shape-determining protein RodA: protein MTGVNSFQVSGYGPERAGWTRLFARDSLARRLDWPILLAATTLSLIGSLLVFSATRNRTELNQDDPYYFLVRHLLNTGIGLALMVGTVWLGHRTLRTAVPILYGLSVFLILLVLTPLGSTINGAHSWIKLPGGFSLQPSEFVKITIILGMAMLLATRVDAGDKQYPDHRTVVQALGLAAVPMLVVMLMPDLGSVMVMVVIVLGVLLASGASNRWVFGLIGAGTTGAIAVWQLGVLDDYQIARFAAFANPSLDPAGVGYNTNQARIAIGSGGLSGSGLFHGSQTTGQFVPEQQTDFVFTVAGEELGFVGGGLIILLLGVILWRACRIARETTELYGTIVAAGIVAWFAFQAFENIGMTLGIMPVTGLPLPFVSYGGSSMFAVWVAVGLLQSIRVQRPMSA, encoded by the coding sequence ATGACCGGCGTCAACAGCTTCCAGGTCTCCGGGTACGGGCCCGAACGGGCGGGCTGGACCCGCCTGTTCGCCCGCGACTCGCTCGCCCGTCGGCTCGACTGGCCGATACTGCTGGCGGCGACGACACTGTCGCTGATCGGCTCGCTGCTCGTCTTCTCGGCGACCCGCAACCGCACCGAGCTCAACCAGGACGACCCGTACTACTTTCTGGTCCGGCATCTGCTGAACACCGGCATCGGGCTCGCCCTGATGGTCGGCACGGTCTGGCTGGGGCACCGCACCCTGCGCACCGCGGTGCCGATCCTGTACGGCCTCTCGGTCTTCCTGATCCTGCTGGTGCTCACCCCGCTCGGCTCCACGATCAACGGCGCCCACTCCTGGATCAAGCTCCCCGGCGGCTTCTCCCTCCAGCCCTCGGAGTTCGTGAAGATCACGATCATCCTGGGCATGGCGATGCTGCTGGCCACGAGAGTGGACGCGGGGGACAAGCAGTACCCCGACCATCGCACGGTGGTGCAGGCGCTGGGCCTGGCCGCCGTACCGATGCTGGTCGTGATGCTCATGCCCGACCTCGGCTCGGTCATGGTGATGGTGGTGATCGTGCTGGGCGTGCTGCTCGCGTCCGGGGCCTCCAACCGCTGGGTCTTCGGGCTGATCGGCGCGGGGACGACGGGCGCCATCGCGGTCTGGCAGCTGGGCGTCCTGGACGACTACCAGATCGCCCGGTTCGCGGCCTTCGCGAACCCCAGCCTCGACCCCGCGGGCGTCGGCTACAACACCAACCAGGCACGCATCGCGATCGGTTCGGGCGGACTGTCGGGCTCGGGGCTGTTCCACGGCTCGCAGACGACCGGCCAGTTCGTGCCGGAGCAGCAGACCGACTTCGTCTTCACGGTGGCGGGGGAGGAGTTGGGCTTCGTCGGCGGCGGGCTGATCATCCTGCTCCTCGGCGTGATCCTGTGGCGGGCCTGCCGTATCGCGCGCGAGACGACCGAGCTGTACGGGACGATCGTCGCGGCGGGCATCGTGGCGTGGTTCGCCTTCCAGGCGTTCGAGAACATCGGGATGACCCTGGGGATCATGCCGGTGACCGGTCTGCCGCTGCCGTTCGTGTCGTACGGCGGATCGTCGATGTTCGCGGTGTGGGTGGCGGTGGGGTTGCTGCAGTCGATCCGGGTGCAGCGGCCGATGTCCGCGTAG
- the mreD gene encoding rod shape-determining protein MreD, with the protein MRVNRILLSSALVVVALVVQVSVLARLHLPGAVPDLLLLTVLGLAMVYGHVGGALVGFGAGLLADLAPPADHAAGRYALVLCVIGYLAGLAKPENGRLKSATGPMVVVVVAAIGSTLLYALVGALVGDTAARHVGLGSLLFTAALYDLLLAPFVVPGIMALARRAENDPLAETNSQAKKPSISSGWLSGGTGLRIGGQRGGLGGVKSGLKVKAGRARTARAGRIKGVKRL; encoded by the coding sequence ATGCGCGTCAACCGGATCCTGCTCTCCTCCGCCCTGGTCGTCGTCGCCCTGGTGGTCCAGGTGAGCGTCCTCGCCCGCCTCCACCTCCCGGGCGCCGTCCCCGACCTGCTGCTCCTGACCGTCCTGGGCCTCGCCATGGTCTACGGCCATGTCGGCGGCGCCCTCGTCGGCTTCGGCGCCGGACTGCTCGCCGATCTCGCCCCGCCCGCCGACCACGCCGCCGGCCGCTATGCGCTGGTGCTGTGTGTGATCGGCTACCTCGCCGGGCTCGCCAAGCCGGAGAACGGCCGGCTCAAATCGGCCACCGGGCCGATGGTGGTCGTGGTCGTCGCCGCGATCGGATCGACTCTGCTGTACGCCCTCGTCGGCGCCCTCGTCGGCGACACCGCCGCCCGCCATGTCGGGCTCGGCAGCCTGCTGTTCACGGCCGCGCTGTACGACCTGCTGCTGGCGCCGTTCGTGGTGCCCGGCATCATGGCGCTGGCCCGGCGCGCGGAGAACGACCCGCTCGCCGAGACCAACTCCCAGGCGAAGAAGCCCAGCATCTCCTCCGGCTGGCTCTCCGGCGGCACCGGCCTGCGCATCGGCGGCCAGCGCGGTGGGCTCGGCGGTGTGAAGAGCGGCCTGAAGGTGAAGGCCGGGCGGGCGCGGACGGCGCGCGCCGGGCGCATCAAGGGGGTCAAGCGGCTGTGA
- a CDS encoding TIGR03960 family B12-binding radical SAM protein: MPAEVAASVFPQLEALLPHVQKPIQYVGGELNSTVKPWESCDVRWALMYPDAYEVGLPNQGVMILYEVLNEQEGVLAERTYSVWPDLEALMREQDVPQFTVDSHRPVRAFDVFGLSFSTELGYTNMLTALDLAGIPLESKDRTLDDPIVLAGGHAAFNPEPIADFIDAAIIGDGEQAVLDMTKIIREWKAEGQPGGREEVLFRLAKTGSVYIPAFYDVEYLADGRIARVVPNKSGVPWRVSKHTVMDLDEWPYPKQPLVPLAETVHERMSVEIFRGCTRGCRFCQAGMITRPVRERSITGIGDMVDKGLKATGFEEVGLLSLSSADHSEIGDIAKGLADRYEEDKIGLSLPSTRVDAFNVDLANELTRNGRRSGLTFAPEGGSERMRKVINKMVSEEDLIRTVATAYGNGWRQVKLYFMCGLPTETDDDVLQIADMAMSVIAKGREVSRSNDIRCTVSIGGFVPKPHTPFQWAPQLSAEETDARLEKLRDKIRGDKKYGRSIGFRYHDGKPGIVEGLLSRGDRRIGSVIRAVYEDGGRFDGWREHFSYDRWMSCADKALAPFGVDVDWYTTRERTYEEVLPWDHLDSGLDKDWLWEDWQDALDETEVEDCRWTPCFDCGVCPQMDTQIQIGPTGKKLLPLTVKNAAPAPASSGHSH, translated from the coding sequence ATGCCTGCCGAAGTCGCTGCGTCGGTTTTCCCGCAGCTCGAAGCTCTGCTCCCGCATGTGCAGAAGCCGATCCAGTACGTCGGCGGAGAGCTCAACTCCACGGTCAAGCCGTGGGAGTCCTGCGACGTCCGCTGGGCGCTCATGTACCCGGACGCGTACGAGGTCGGGCTGCCCAACCAGGGCGTCATGATCCTCTACGAGGTCCTGAACGAGCAGGAGGGCGTCCTCGCCGAGCGCACGTACAGCGTGTGGCCGGACCTGGAGGCGCTGATGCGCGAGCAGGACGTCCCGCAGTTCACGGTGGACAGCCACCGGCCGGTGCGCGCGTTCGACGTGTTCGGGCTGAGCTTCTCCACCGAGCTGGGTTACACGAACATGCTGACGGCCCTGGACCTGGCGGGCATCCCGCTGGAGTCGAAGGACCGGACGCTCGACGACCCGATCGTGCTGGCCGGCGGCCATGCGGCCTTCAACCCGGAGCCGATCGCGGACTTCATCGACGCGGCGATCATCGGCGACGGCGAGCAGGCCGTGCTGGACATGACGAAGATCATCCGCGAGTGGAAGGCGGAGGGGCAGCCGGGCGGCCGCGAGGAGGTCCTCTTCCGCCTCGCGAAGACGGGCTCGGTGTACATCCCGGCGTTCTACGACGTCGAGTACCTCGCCGATGGCCGTATCGCCCGCGTCGTACCGAACAAGTCGGGTGTCCCGTGGCGCGTGTCGAAGCACACCGTCATGGACCTCGACGAGTGGCCGTACCCCAAGCAGCCCCTGGTCCCCCTCGCCGAGACGGTCCACGAGCGCATGTCGGTGGAGATCTTCCGCGGCTGCACCCGGGGCTGCCGCTTCTGCCAGGCGGGCATGATCACGCGCCCGGTGCGCGAGCGCTCGATCACGGGCATCGGCGACATGGTCGACAAGGGCCTGAAGGCGACGGGCTTCGAAGAGGTCGGCCTCCTGTCCCTCTCATCGGCCGACCACAGCGAGATCGGCGACATCGCGAAGGGCCTGGCGGACAGGTACGAGGAGGACAAGATCGGCCTGTCCCTCCCCTCCACCCGCGTGGACGCGTTCAACGTGGACCTGGCGAACGAGCTCACGAGGAACGGCCGTAGGTCGGGCCTGACCTTCGCCCCCGAGGGCGGCTCCGAGCGCATGCGCAAGGTCATCAACAAGATGGTCTCCGAAGAGGACCTGATCCGTACGGTCGCGACTGCGTACGGCAACGGCTGGCGCCAGGTGAAGCTGTACTTCATGTGCGGCCTGCCGACGGAGACCGACGACGACGTCCTGCAGATCGCGGACATGGCGATGAGCGTGATCGCCAAGGGCCGTGAGGTCTCGAGGTCCAACGACATCCGCTGCACTGTCTCGATCGGCGGCTTCGTCCCCAAGCCCCACACGCCGTTCCAGTGGGCGCCGCAGCTGAGCGCGGAGGAGACGGACGCCCGTCTCGAGAAGCTCCGCGACAAGATCCGCGGCGACAAGAAGTACGGCCGCTCGATCGGCTTCCGCTACCACGACGGCAAGCCCGGCATCGTCGAGGGCCTCCTCTCCCGGGGCGACCGCCGCATCGGCTCGGTCATCCGCGCGGTCTACGAGGACGGCGGCCGCTTCGACGGCTGGCGCGAGCACTTCTCCTACGACCGCTGGATGAGTTGCGCCGACAAGGCGCTGGCCCCCTTCGGCGTCGACGTCGACTGGTACACGACGCGCGAGCGCACGTACGAGGAGGTCCTGCCCTGGGACCACCTCGACTCCGGCCTCGACAAGGACTGGCTCTGGGAGGACTGGCAGGACGCCCTCGACGAGACCGAGGTGGAGGACTGCCGGTGGACGCCGTGCTTCGACTGTGGGGTGTGCCCGCAGATGGACACGCAGATCCAGATCGGACCGACCGGGAAGAAGCTGCTGCCTCTTACGGTCAAGAACGCCGCGCCGGCGCCGGCGTCGAGCGGTCACTCGCACTGA
- the ndk gene encoding nucleoside-diphosphate kinase yields MTQRTLVLLKPDAVRRGLTGEIISRIERKAGWQITALELRTLDQETLEQHYGEHKGKPFYEPLVEFMASGPVVALIVEGERVIEGLRQLAGPTDPIAAAPGSIRGDYGVIVRENLIHASDSEESAEREVKIFFPGRA; encoded by the coding sequence GTGACCCAGCGCACCCTCGTCCTCCTCAAGCCCGACGCCGTCCGTCGAGGCCTGACCGGCGAGATCATCAGCCGTATCGAGCGCAAGGCCGGCTGGCAGATCACCGCGCTGGAGCTGCGCACGCTGGACCAGGAGACGCTGGAGCAGCACTACGGCGAGCACAAGGGCAAGCCCTTCTACGAGCCGCTGGTGGAGTTCATGGCCTCGGGCCCGGTCGTCGCGCTGATCGTCGAGGGCGAGCGGGTCATCGAGGGGCTGCGTCAGCTCGCCGGCCCGACCGACCCGATCGCCGCCGCGCCGGGCTCCATCCGCGGTGACTACGGTGTGATCGTCCGCGAGAACCTCATCCACGCGTCCGACTCCGAGGAGTCCGCCGAGCGCGAGGTGAAGATCTTCTTTCCGGGCCGCGCGTAG
- a CDS encoding CHAD domain-containing protein — translation MADTKREIERKYESDHSGLPDLTGVAGVETVVDKGVVHLDATYYDTADERLTASSITLRRRTGGSDAGWHLKFPVSEGVRDEIRAPLSDTLPDELAALVRSRVRAVELLPVVRLRSDRDVRDLLDAEGRLLAEVSVDAVRAERLSGGVGDAQWTEIEVELADGGDPAFLDKVEKRLRKAGVRPSASFSKLGRALAETAPKKKRSAASLGAPVTAGDHVLAYVRAQRDAIVELDPAVRQDVEDSVHSMRVATRRMRSTFKSYGKVLDRAVTDPIGDELKWLAGELGVDRDREVLTERLTAALDEVPHTLVSGPIAERLGTWASAKHGGARGKLIGVLDSQRYLTLLDTLDALIADPPLLKAAGKKPRKVIAKAVRKDFRKVTGLVGQALELEPGTDRDVAIHEARKKTKRTRYAAETARPVLGKPAKAMVKSMKSLQNLLGEHQDSVMARQTLRELSAVAHAAGESAFTYGLLYGREEQRAEAVEAELPGFWDGIKDEADAL, via the coding sequence ATGGCGGACACAAAGCGCGAGATTGAGCGGAAGTACGAATCCGACCACAGCGGCCTGCCCGACCTGACCGGCGTCGCGGGGGTCGAGACCGTCGTCGACAAGGGTGTGGTCCACCTGGACGCCACCTATTACGACACCGCGGACGAACGCCTCACCGCGTCCTCGATCACCTTGCGCCGCCGCACCGGCGGATCGGACGCGGGCTGGCACCTGAAGTTCCCCGTCTCCGAGGGCGTCCGCGACGAGATCCGCGCCCCGCTCTCCGACACCCTCCCCGACGAGCTCGCCGCTCTGGTCCGCTCCCGGGTCCGGGCCGTCGAACTGCTGCCCGTGGTCCGGCTGCGATCGGACCGTGATGTGCGTGACCTCCTCGACGCGGAGGGACGGCTGCTGGCGGAGGTCAGCGTGGACGCCGTGCGCGCCGAGCGGCTCAGTGGCGGCGTCGGAGACGCCCAGTGGACCGAGATCGAGGTGGAGCTCGCCGACGGCGGCGACCCGGCCTTCCTCGACAAGGTGGAGAAGCGGCTGCGCAAGGCGGGCGTGCGGCCGTCCGCGTCCTTCTCCAAGCTGGGCCGGGCCCTCGCGGAGACCGCACCCAAGAAGAAGCGTTCCGCCGCCTCGCTCGGCGCCCCCGTGACCGCCGGTGACCATGTGCTCGCGTACGTCCGTGCCCAGCGGGACGCGATCGTCGAGCTCGACCCGGCCGTACGCCAGGACGTCGAGGACTCCGTGCACAGCATGCGCGTCGCCACCCGCCGGATGCGCAGCACCTTCAAGTCGTACGGCAAGGTCCTGGACCGGGCCGTCACCGACCCGATCGGCGACGAGCTGAAGTGGCTGGCCGGCGAACTGGGCGTGGACCGGGACCGCGAGGTGCTGACCGAGCGCCTGACGGCGGCCCTCGACGAGGTGCCCCACACCCTGGTCTCCGGCCCGATCGCGGAGCGCCTGGGCACCTGGGCGAGCGCCAAGCACGGCGGGGCCCGCGGCAAGCTGATCGGCGTCCTGGACTCCCAGCGCTACCTCACCCTGCTCGACACCCTGGACGCGCTGATCGCGGACCCGCCGCTGCTGAAGGCGGCCGGGAAGAAGCCCCGCAAGGTGATCGCCAAGGCCGTGCGGAAGGACTTCCGGAAGGTCACCGGGCTCGTCGGACAGGCGCTGGAGCTGGAGCCCGGCACCGACCGGGACGTCGCGATCCACGAGGCCCGCAAGAAGACCAAGCGCACCCGTTACGCGGCCGAGACGGCCCGCCCTGTCCTCGGCAAGCCCGCCAAGGCCATGGTCAAGTCCATGAAGTCCCTGCAGAACCTGCTCGGGGAGCACCAGGACAGCGTGATGGCCCGGCAGACCCTGCGCGAGCTGTCCGCGGTCGCCCACGCGGCGGGGGAGAGCGCCTTCACATACGGGCTGCTCTACGGGCGTGAGGAGCAGCGGGCGGAGGCCGTGGAGGCCGAGCTGCCCGGGTTCTGGGACGGGATCAAGGACGAGGCGGACGCCCTCTGA
- the mrdA gene encoding penicillin-binding protein 2, producing the protein MTNIPETGRTPRVQIRLIVIQVLVLSLLGTLGGRLWYLQIREGDAYAKEASGNHVQQVVQPAVRGSILDARGVPLADNETRLVVSASRTDLLKMKDDGKAVLTKLAGVLGMTPKEVMEKVRLCDAETPQPCWNGSPYQPIPITDEATPKQALQIRERAEDFPGITAEPQALRRYPSPGEANTAQVLGYLSPVTDEELQQAQDTDSPYLRSDQVGRSGLEREYDKELRGKAGVTRYEVDNLGRVIGQAEADAAQAGSNLVTSIDARVQRVAEYELNDAMKKAREGWDRNTNERYKADSGAVVVMEAKTGRIVAMASNPTYDPNAWVGGISAKDYKKLTGKASNYPLLNRAIQGQSAPGSIFKVVPTAAAVNAGYSFDGPYQCSSSYSIGGQVFKNFEVRGYGPISLGRALEVSCDTVFYRLSHEEWKRDGGTKPKKNAKDWFYKTAHQFGLGAETGIDLPNEVTGRIPDRKWKQDYWKANKDAWCKYGKKGGSYAEQIAYENCLEGNRMRAGDSVNYSIGQGDTLVTPIQMATIYAAISNGGTLYDPTVGKAVLSADGKSVQEIEPKSHGKLPMSRQTLAEMDDALAGVATRGTAAWRFADVGWPQDKIPMHAKTGTAEVYGKQTTSWFATYTKDYAVVMTISQGGTGSGASGPAVRNIYDALYGVSDDGTINKKNALLSTPQKNLPKVRTDGTITSPKVSKDPAKEQRASQKNEAAPDEQPLAGTVATPTAENRDTRRRRSRSRRRGSRRLLT; encoded by the coding sequence GTGACCAACATCCCCGAGACCGGCCGGACGCCACGCGTCCAGATCCGGCTCATCGTCATCCAAGTCCTCGTCCTCTCCCTCCTCGGCACCCTCGGCGGTCGCCTGTGGTACCTGCAGATCCGCGAGGGCGACGCCTACGCCAAGGAGGCGTCCGGCAACCACGTCCAGCAGGTCGTCCAGCCCGCAGTCCGCGGCTCGATCCTGGACGCACGCGGAGTGCCCCTCGCCGACAACGAGACACGGCTCGTGGTCTCCGCCTCTCGCACCGACCTACTGAAGATGAAGGACGACGGCAAGGCCGTCCTCACCAAGCTGGCCGGTGTGCTGGGCATGACGCCCAAGGAGGTCATGGAGAAGGTCCGGCTGTGCGACGCCGAGACGCCGCAGCCCTGCTGGAACGGCTCGCCGTACCAGCCGATCCCCATCACCGACGAGGCCACCCCCAAGCAGGCCCTGCAGATCCGTGAGCGCGCCGAGGACTTCCCCGGCATCACCGCCGAGCCGCAGGCCCTCCGCCGCTACCCGAGCCCCGGCGAGGCCAACACCGCCCAGGTCCTCGGCTACCTCTCCCCGGTCACCGACGAGGAACTCCAGCAGGCCCAGGACACCGACTCGCCCTACCTGCGCTCCGACCAGGTCGGCCGCTCCGGCCTGGAGCGCGAGTACGACAAGGAACTGCGCGGCAAGGCCGGCGTCACCCGCTACGAGGTCGACAACCTCGGCCGGGTCATCGGCCAGGCCGAGGCCGACGCCGCTCAGGCCGGCTCCAACCTCGTCACCAGCATCGACGCCCGCGTGCAGCGGGTCGCCGAGTACGAGCTGAACGACGCCATGAAAAAGGCCCGCGAGGGGTGGGACCGCAACACCAACGAGCGGTACAAGGCCGACTCGGGCGCGGTCGTCGTGATGGAGGCCAAGACCGGCCGCATCGTCGCCATGGCGTCCAACCCGACGTACGACCCGAACGCCTGGGTGGGCGGCATCTCCGCCAAGGACTACAAGAAGCTCACGGGCAAAGCCTCCAACTACCCGCTGCTCAACCGCGCGATCCAGGGGCAGTCGGCGCCCGGCTCCATCTTCAAGGTCGTCCCGACCGCCGCCGCGGTCAACGCGGGCTACTCCTTCGACGGCCCCTACCAGTGCTCCAGCTCGTACTCGATCGGCGGCCAGGTCTTCAAGAACTTCGAGGTCAGGGGGTACGGCCCGATCAGCCTGGGCCGCGCCTTGGAGGTCTCCTGCGACACCGTCTTCTACCGCCTCTCGCACGAGGAGTGGAAGCGGGACGGGGGCACCAAGCCGAAGAAGAACGCCAAGGACTGGTTCTACAAGACCGCCCACCAGTTCGGCCTCGGAGCGGAGACCGGCATCGACCTCCCCAACGAGGTCACCGGCCGCATCCCCGACCGCAAGTGGAAGCAGGACTACTGGAAGGCCAACAAGGACGCCTGGTGCAAGTACGGCAAGAAGGGCGGCTCGTACGCCGAGCAGATCGCCTACGAGAACTGCCTCGAAGGCAACCGGATGCGCGCCGGTGACTCGGTCAACTACTCCATCGGACAGGGCGACACCCTCGTCACCCCCATCCAGATGGCCACCATTTACGCGGCCATCTCCAACGGCGGCACGCTGTACGACCCCACCGTCGGCAAGGCCGTCCTCAGCGCCGACGGCAAGAGCGTCCAGGAGATCGAGCCCAAGTCGCACGGCAAGCTGCCCATGAGCCGGCAGACGCTCGCCGAGATGGACGACGCCCTCGCCGGCGTGGCCACCCGCGGCACCGCCGCCTGGCGGTTCGCCGATGTCGGCTGGCCGCAGGACAAGATCCCGATGCACGCCAAGACCGGTACCGCGGAGGTCTACGGCAAGCAGACGACCTCGTGGTTCGCGACGTACACCAAGGACTACGCGGTCGTCATGACGATCTCCCAGGGTGGTACGGGTTCCGGCGCCTCGGGTCCGGCCGTGCGCAACATCTACGACGCGCTGTACGGCGTCTCCGACGACGGCACGATCAACAAGAAGAACGCGCTGCTGTCGACGCCGCAGAAGAACCTGCCGAAGGTCCGGACGGACGGGACCATCACCTCGCCGAAGGTCTCCAAGGACCCGGCGAAGGAGCAGCGGGCCAGTCAGAAGAACGAGGCCGCGCCGGACGAGCAGCCGCTCGCCGGGACGGTCGCGACGCCCACGGCCGAGAACCGGGACACCCGGCGCAGGCGCAGCAGGAGCCGCAGGCGGGGAAGCCGGAGGTTGCTCACATGA